Proteins encoded by one window of Vanacampus margaritifer isolate UIUO_Vmar chromosome 17, RoL_Vmar_1.0, whole genome shotgun sequence:
- the tcf19l gene encoding uncharacterized protein tcf19l, producing MLSGAQPCFQLLRIGSSAGGSTRDLYTFRPAPGHSVFRLGRAEELCDVTLDSPAVSRVHAELHAEREASSDGGKVAAAAQEEGWRVHIKDRSTHGTWVNEVRLQLGVQWELSDGDALTFGGNAAPGSPEFYFLFQKVKVRPLDFDAISIPKAGAFSSDLQNRIRTNPEHKVAPGVDLSKLSNNRSTVILNSIGSLSKMKGSAWTFRRSRSHEGAASDPGSSSSPPPPSAGCSPPLPPSTPPSSPAAPSLAPKSLPAKSLAPASRSRRKSAHTVLLEDDSSDDPHSRTGLGEAQRSRGRKKRCRSDPEDLCSPPPPPPSSHPRPQEAKPFPVGIRTIGSFHGAMTNTRLDHHQYHIVPAPPRQDHQEASVPPRHLHNTFRQHRPAALAPRGRRRAHSSLVFSPLVVGGESYNPASPSVRVCAAPRGRAAFNRFHQQPSRRRGRPRKHPLPPRPSLPSPSSSSSSSTSSASSSSGSSSSSSSDEDDDDEEEAAATKTVSSAGGPVEPCAARRCLLPQQDPVQWIQCDVCDAWYHIDCLHVDRKKLLRDPNADFHCGCC from the exons ATGCTCTCGGGGGCGCAGCCGTGCTTCCAGCTGCTCCGCATCGGCTCCTCGGCGGGGGGCTCCACGCGGGACCTTTACACCTTCAGGCCGGCGCCGGGCCACTCCGTGTTCCGCCTGGGAAGGGCGGAGGAGCTGTGTGACGTCACGCTGGATTCGCCGGCCGTGTCGCGCGTCCACGCCGAGCTGCACGCCGAGCGCGAGGCCAGCAGCGATGGCGGgaaggtggcggcggcggcgcaggaGGAGGGATGGAGGGTCCACATCAAGGACAGGAGCACTCACG GCACTTGGGTGAACGAGGTCCGCCTCCAACTCGGCGTCCAATGGGAGCTGTCGGATGGCGACGCGCTGACCTTTGGGGGCAACGCGGCTCCCGGCAGCCCCGAGTTCTACTTCCTCTTCCAGAAGGTCAAAGTTCGTCCGCTGGACTTTGACGCAATCAGCATTCCCAAG GCGGGGGCTTTTTCCTCGGACCTGCAGAACCGTATCAGGACCAACCCCGAGCACAAGGTGGCGCCGGGCGTTGATCTGTCCAAGCTGTCCAACAACCGCTCCACCGTCATCCTCAACTCCATCGGCAGTCTGAGCAAGATGAAAGGCAGCGCGTGGACCTTCAGGAGGAGCCGCAGCCACGAGGGCGCCGCCTCCGACCCGGGTTCCTCATCCTCGCCGCCGCCCCCGAGCGCCGGGTGCTCGCCGCCGCTGCCTCCTTCCACGCCGCCGTCCTCACCCGCCGCCCCGTCGCTGGCACCCAAGTCCCTGCCGGCCAAGTCTCTCGCGCCGGCCTCCAGGAGCCGCAGGAAGTCGGCGCACACGGTGCTGCTGGAGGACGACAGTTCGGACGACCCCCACAGCAGGACGG GTCTGGGGGAAGCGCAGCGATCGCGAGGCAGGAAGAAGCGCTGCAGGTCCGACCCGGAGGATCTctgctcgccgccgccgcctccgccATCCTCCCACCCGCGTCCCCAGGAAGCCAAACCCTTCCCCGTGGGCATCAGGACCATCGGCAGCTTCCACGGCGCCATGACCAACACCCGCCTGGACCACCACCAGTACCACATCGTCCCCGCGCCGCCCAGACAAGACCACCAGGAGGCGTCGGTGCCGCCGCGCCACCTTCACAACACCTTCCGCCAGCACAGACCCGCGGCGTTGGCGCCCAGGGGCCGTCGGAGGGCTCACAGCTCGCTGGTTTTCTCCCCCCTGGTGGTGGGAGGTGAGAGCTACAACCCGGCGTCGCCCTCGGTGAGGGTTTGCGCGGCGCCGCGGGGCCGCGCGGCATTCAACCGCTTCCACCAGCAGCCGAG CAGGCGTCGCGGGCGTCCCAGGAaacaccccctcccccctcggCCCTCGCTGCCCTCGCcgtcctcctcgtcttcctcctccacctcctccgccTCGTCCTCCTCGggctcgtcctcgtcctcctcctccgacgaagacgacgacgacgaggaggaggcggcggcgacCAAGACGGTGTCGTCGGCCGGGGGGCCGGTGGAGCCCTGCGCGGCCCGCCGCTGCCTGCTGCCCCAGCAGGACCCGGTCCAGTGGATCCAGTGCGACGTGTGCGACGCCTGGTACCACATCGACTGTCTCCACGTGGACCGCAAGAAGCTGCTGAGGGACCCCAATGCTGACTTTCATTGCGGCTGCTGCTGA